Proteins encoded within one genomic window of Companilactobacillus zhachilii:
- the pstA gene encoding phosphate ABC transporter permease PstA — translation MSSIIVLILAGLLVYILGSGLRYVNWHFLTSGSKAFQAGSGVGIQLFNSFFLLILSMLISIPISICAGIYLSEYAGKNKLVDMIRVSIEVLSSLPSIVVGLFGFLIFVISFKFGFSILSGALTLTVFNLPILTRNVEDSLQSVSQSQREAGLALGLSKWETVIHVIIPDSLPGIITGMIIGAGRVFGEAAALIYTAGQSAPPLDFTNFNIFSITSPLNLMRPAETLAVHIWKVNSEGLIPDAVQVSAGASAVLIIAVLIFNLLARYIGNKVYKKMTGE, via the coding sequence ATGTCATCGATTATCGTGCTCATCTTGGCTGGGTTATTAGTTTATATTTTAGGAAGTGGACTTCGTTACGTTAACTGGCACTTTTTAACTTCTGGTTCGAAAGCCTTTCAAGCTGGTAGTGGTGTCGGTATTCAATTATTTAATTCCTTTTTCCTACTGATTCTTTCAATGTTGATTTCCATTCCAATTTCAATTTGTGCGGGAATTTACTTGTCTGAATATGCAGGTAAAAATAAATTAGTTGATATGATAAGAGTATCAATCGAAGTTTTAAGTTCGTTGCCATCGATCGTTGTTGGTTTATTCGGATTTTTGATTTTCGTAATTAGCTTTAAGTTTGGTTTCTCAATTCTGTCTGGTGCGTTGACATTGACCGTGTTCAATTTACCTATTTTGACCAGAAATGTTGAAGATTCACTACAATCAGTTTCCCAATCACAACGTGAAGCTGGACTGGCGTTGGGCCTTTCTAAATGGGAAACGGTAATTCATGTAATTATTCCCGATAGTTTGCCTGGTATCATTACTGGGATGATTATCGGTGCTGGTAGAGTCTTTGGTGAGGCCGCTGCCTTGATTTACACGGCGGGCCAAAGTGCACCACCATTGGACTTTACAAATTTCAATATTTTCAGTATTACCAGTCCATTGAATTTGATGAGACCAGCTGAGACTTTGGCAGTCCATATTTGGAAAGTTAACTCTGAAGGTTTGATTCCTGATGCAGTGCAAGTTTCCGCAGGTGCTTCGGCTGTGCTGATTATTGCGGTCTTGATTTTTAATTTGCTAGCTAGATATATTGGTAATAAAGTTTATAAGAAGATGACGGGTGAGTAG
- the pstB gene encoding phosphate ABC transporter ATP-binding protein PstB translates to MDTQTDQQYILHLNEDEHEIAMKTKDLQVFYGEKEAMHKASLQFERYKITSLIGASGSGKSTYLRSLNRMNDNIPGASVKGQIMYRGLDINKDNVDIYEVRKHIGMVFQRPNPFSKSIYDNITFALKRHGLHDKKKLDEIVETTLKQASLWDQVKDDLNKSALALSGGQQQRLCIARAIAMKPDILLMDEPASALDPISTSNVEETMLNLKDKFTIIIVTHNMQQAARISDYTAFFHMGHAVEFNETRKIFTRPHIKTTEDYVSGHFG, encoded by the coding sequence ATGGATACACAAACTGATCAACAATACATCCTTCATTTGAATGAGGATGAGCATGAAATTGCCATGAAGACAAAAGATCTACAAGTTTTCTACGGTGAAAAAGAGGCAATGCATAAAGCATCGCTTCAATTTGAAAGATATAAAATCACATCCTTGATCGGTGCTTCAGGTTCTGGTAAGTCAACTTACTTGAGATCTTTGAATCGTATGAACGACAATATACCTGGCGCATCGGTCAAAGGACAGATCATGTACCGAGGATTAGATATCAATAAAGATAATGTCGATATTTATGAAGTTCGAAAGCATATTGGGATGGTATTTCAACGTCCTAATCCATTTTCGAAATCAATTTATGACAACATTACCTTTGCTTTAAAACGTCATGGTTTGCATGACAAAAAGAAATTAGATGAAATTGTTGAGACAACTTTAAAACAAGCCTCACTTTGGGACCAAGTTAAAGATGATCTTAACAAAAGTGCATTAGCGCTCTCTGGGGGTCAACAACAAAGACTTTGTATTGCTCGAGCAATTGCGATGAAACCGGATATTTTATTGATGGATGAACCAGCAAGTGCTCTAGATCCAATCTCAACGTCAAATGTTGAAGAAACAATGTTGAATTTGAAGGATAAATTTACCATTATTATCGTCACACACAACATGCAGCAAGCAGCTAGAATCAGCGATTACACCGCATTTTTCCACATGGGACATGCAGTAGAATTTAATGAAACTAGAAAAATCTTCACTCGTCCTCATATTAAGACAACTGAAGATTACGTTTCTGGACACTTTGGATAG
- the pstB gene encoding phosphate ABC transporter ATP-binding protein PstB has protein sequence MAEKILTSSDVHLFYGKKEALKGINLDFNKNEITALIGPSGCGKSTYLRCLNRMNDLIPNVTITGTISLDGKNIYAPNIDTVELRKQVGMVFQQPNPFPFSIYDNVVYGLRLAGVKDKAVLDEAVETSLQNAAVWDDVKDKLHQSALSLSGGQQQRVCIARVLAVKPDIILLDEPTSALDPISSSKVEDTMLALREDYTIITVTHNMQQASRISDQTAFFLNGELIEADKTKNIFLNPKEKQTEDYISGKFG, from the coding sequence TTGGCAGAAAAAATTTTAACATCTTCTGATGTACATTTGTTTTATGGTAAGAAAGAAGCATTGAAGGGGATTAACCTCGACTTTAATAAAAATGAAATCACAGCTTTGATTGGACCATCTGGATGTGGTAAGTCAACATATCTTAGATGTTTAAATCGAATGAACGACTTAATTCCAAACGTAACGATAACGGGAACGATTTCTTTGGATGGGAAAAACATCTATGCGCCCAATATTGATACGGTTGAACTGAGAAAACAAGTTGGAATGGTTTTCCAACAACCTAACCCATTTCCTTTTTCAATTTATGATAATGTAGTATATGGATTAAGATTAGCTGGTGTAAAAGATAAAGCTGTACTGGATGAAGCTGTTGAGACTAGTTTACAAAATGCTGCTGTTTGGGATGATGTAAAGGATAAATTACATCAAAGCGCCTTATCCTTATCTGGTGGACAGCAACAAAGAGTATGTATTGCTAGAGTTTTAGCAGTGAAACCTGATATTATTTTATTAGACGAACCAACTTCAGCTTTGGACCCTATTTCATCTTCTAAGGTTGAAGATACAATGTTAGCTTTACGTGAGGATTATACGATCATTACTGTTACACACAATATGCAACAGGCATCACGTATATCTGATCAAACTGCTTTCTTCCTCAACGGGGAATTAATTGAAGCGGATAAAACGAAGAATATTTTCTTAAATCCAAAGGAAAAACAGACGGAAGATTATATTTCCGGAAAATTCGGTTAG
- the phoU gene encoding phosphate signaling complex protein PhoU yields the protein MRTTFEEQLNNLHLRFSEMGMMASEAIMKSVKAYVDHDKALAKEVIKNDHIINKREMDLEKESFEMIALQQPVTSDLRMIVTVLKASSDLERMGDHAVSIAQETIRVKGETRIPEIEKLIADMGEITTSIVEDSLEAYLKRDSKMAEEVASRDVKEHYLSAKINKMSISEMKKEGDYVLSGSSYMLVSSYLERAGDYATNICEWVVYLNTGHVVELNQKHVADDEYPNKG from the coding sequence ATGCGTACAACGTTTGAAGAGCAATTAAATAATTTACATTTACGCTTCTCAGAAATGGGTATGATGGCCAGTGAAGCCATTATGAAATCAGTTAAGGCCTACGTTGACCATGACAAGGCCTTAGCTAAAGAAGTCATTAAAAATGACCACATTATCAATAAACGCGAAATGGATCTTGAAAAAGAATCATTTGAAATGATTGCGTTACAACAGCCTGTTACTTCTGATCTGCGAATGATCGTAACAGTTTTGAAAGCCAGTTCTGATCTTGAAAGAATGGGTGATCATGCCGTCAGTATCGCTCAGGAAACAATTCGTGTTAAAGGTGAAACAAGAATTCCTGAAATTGAGAAGTTAATTGCCGATATGGGAGAAATTACAACTAGTATCGTTGAAGATTCCCTTGAGGCTTACTTGAAGCGTGACAGTAAGATGGCTGAAGAAGTCGCTAGCCGTGACGTGAAAGAGCATTATTTGAGTGCAAAAATCAATAAGATGAGCATTTCAGAAATGAAAAAAGAAGGGGACTACGTTTTAAGTGGATCCTCGTACATGTTAGTTTCCAGTTATTTGGAACGTGCCGGTGACTATGCAACCAATATTTGTGAATGGGTTGTTTACTTGAACACTGGACATGTGGTAGAACTGAATCAGAAGCATGTTGCAGATGATGAATATCCTAATAAGGGATAA
- a CDS encoding PspC domain-containing protein, whose translation MKNRITRSSTDRMLAGVCGGLGEHFGVDSTWIRLAFIFLLPFTYFLPVLVYVVCVFSFPEKRNIQETSYHRSRRHLKATGSKKYY comes from the coding sequence ATGAAAAATAGAATCACAAGATCCAGTACCGATAGGATGCTTGCCGGCGTTTGTGGCGGTTTAGGTGAGCACTTTGGAGTGGACTCAACTTGGATACGCCTAGCTTTCATCTTTTTGTTACCATTTACTTATTTCTTGCCAGTCTTGGTATATGTAGTTTGTGTCTTTTCTTTTCCAGAGAAACGCAATATTCAAGAGACAAGTTATCATCGTAGTAGAAGACATTTGAAAGCAACGGGTTCGAAAAAATATTACTGA
- a CDS encoding phage holin family protein, which produces MKFLIRLVIQTLLFLAIARLLPGMFQIDSLATAILASLVLVFLNWTIKPLLHIISLPITFITFGLFSFVINAITLELTSVVVGSASFHFNGFGSALVVAVILAICNSIINSYTMDNFQRRV; this is translated from the coding sequence ATGAAGTTTTTAATCAGATTGGTGATACAAACGTTATTGTTTTTAGCAATTGCGCGTTTATTACCAGGTATGTTTCAAATTGATAGTTTAGCGACAGCCATACTAGCTAGTTTGGTTTTAGTATTCTTAAACTGGACCATCAAACCATTGTTACATATCATTTCTCTACCGATTACATTTATAACGTTTGGATTATTTTCATTTGTTATCAATGCAATTACCTTAGAATTAACTTCGGTAGTGGTAGGATCAGCAAGTTTTCACTTTAATGGCTTTGGTTCAGCCCTTGTGGTTGCAGTCATTTTAGCAATTTGCAATTCTATTATTAATAGCTATACTATGGATAATTTTCAAAGACGCGTCTAG
- the hprK gene encoding HPr(Ser) kinase/phosphatase, translating to MTNFVTVSQMVKDNELKVYNDEALMDGKKITTSDISRPGIELTGYFDYYPSERIQLFGQTESAYSRSMTENNRYKVMLELCREDTPTLLISRNIQPSKELLKAASEHNVPVIGSELPTTRLSSMITEYLDERLAPRESIHGVLVDVYGIGILLTGHSGIGKSETALELVKRGHRLIADDRVDVYQRDEKTIVGEAPKILNHLLEIRGIGIIDVMNLFGAGAVRSQSEIQLIINLENWSADKNYDRIGTLEDKRTFFDVDVPQITVPVKVGRNISIIIEVAAMNYRAKKMGYDATKKFEDNLGLLIKENEEKTKNDGEGK from the coding sequence ATGACAAATTTTGTTACTGTATCGCAAATGGTTAAAGATAATGAATTAAAGGTTTATAATGATGAAGCTTTAATGGACGGCAAGAAGATTACTACAAGTGATATTTCACGTCCTGGTATCGAATTGACTGGCTATTTTGACTACTATCCAAGTGAACGTATTCAATTATTTGGACAAACTGAATCAGCATATTCACGTTCAATGACTGAAAATAATCGTTATAAAGTTATGTTGGAATTGTGTCGTGAAGATACGCCTACATTATTGATTTCACGTAACATTCAACCTAGTAAAGAATTATTGAAGGCTGCTAGTGAACATAATGTTCCTGTTATTGGCTCAGAGTTACCTACAACTAGACTTTCCAGTATGATTACTGAATATTTGGATGAAAGATTAGCTCCTAGAGAGTCGATTCATGGTGTCTTAGTTGATGTTTATGGTATTGGAATTTTACTAACTGGTCATTCTGGTATTGGTAAAAGTGAAACTGCTTTGGAACTTGTTAAACGTGGACATCGTTTGATTGCTGATGATCGTGTTGATGTCTATCAACGTGATGAAAAGACGATTGTTGGTGAAGCACCCAAGATTTTGAACCATTTATTGGAAATTCGTGGAATTGGAATTATCGATGTGATGAATCTCTTTGGTGCCGGTGCGGTTCGTTCGCAAAGTGAAATTCAATTGATCATTAATTTGGAAAATTGGTCTGCCGATAAGAACTATGACCGTATTGGAACTTTGGAAGATAAGCGTACATTCTTTGATGTAGATGTTCCACAAATTACAGTTCCGGTTAAAGTTGGTCGTAATATTTCCATTATTATCGAAGTAGCTGCCATGAATTATCGTGCTAAGAAGATGGGTTATGATGCTACTAAGAAGTTTGAAGATAACTTGGGTCTTTTGATTAAAGAAAATGAAGAAAAAACAAAGAATGATGGAGAAGGCAAGTAA
- the lgt gene encoding prolipoprotein diacylglyceryl transferase, with translation MNFELLALNPIALDLGGLQIHWYGIIIAMGALVGVIMAMREAKRRHIDPDNILDLVLYGVPIALVGARLYYVIFELPFYLANPGEIIKIWHGGIAIYGGLIAAFIVLLVLCHKRKISPWLMLDIAAPSVLLGQIVGRWGNFMNQEAFGAKTSLDFLQSLHIPHFIIEQMYINGAYRQPTFLYESVGNLIGLVLILVLRNRKHLLKRGEVFLSYLIWYPAVRFFVEGMRTDSLYILPGVRVSQVLSLILFVVAIAVFIYRRKKQSEPWYNEL, from the coding sequence ATGAATTTTGAGTTGTTGGCATTAAATCCAATTGCGTTGGATCTTGGGGGATTGCAGATTCATTGGTACGGTATCATCATTGCTATGGGTGCCTTAGTCGGTGTCATTATGGCGATGCGTGAGGCAAAAAGAAGACATATTGATCCAGACAATATTTTGGATTTGGTCTTGTACGGTGTGCCAATTGCTTTAGTTGGAGCAAGATTGTATTATGTGATTTTTGAATTGCCGTTTTATTTAGCTAATCCAGGCGAAATCATCAAAATTTGGCACGGTGGGATTGCTATTTATGGTGGATTGATTGCAGCATTTATCGTTTTGCTAGTTCTTTGCCATAAACGTAAGATTTCACCATGGTTAATGCTAGATATTGCTGCACCATCAGTTCTTTTAGGCCAAATTGTTGGTCGCTGGGGTAATTTTATGAATCAAGAAGCCTTTGGTGCCAAGACTTCTTTGGATTTCTTACAGTCATTACATATTCCACACTTTATTATTGAACAGATGTATATCAATGGAGCTTATCGTCAACCCACATTTTTATATGAGTCAGTCGGTAATTTGATAGGCTTGGTTTTGATTTTAGTATTGAGAAATCGTAAGCATTTGTTAAAACGTGGCGAAGTATTCTTAAGTTATTTAATTTGGTATCCGGCTGTGAGATTTTTTGTAGAAGGAATGCGAACTGATAGTTTGTATATTTTACCCGGTGTCAGAGTTTCACAAGTTTTATCGTTGATTTTATTCGTGGTAGCTATTGCCGTGTTTATTTATCGCCGGAAGAAACAAAGTGAACCTTGGTATAATGAATTGTGA
- the trxB gene encoding thioredoxin-disulfide reductase: protein MKTYDVVVIGAGPGGLTAALYASRANLSVMILDRGIYGGQMNNTAAIENYPGFDSILGPDLSEKMYQSSTQFGADFGYGAVESVEDKGNVKIIHTDDGDYETKVVIIATGSQYKKIGVPGEDELSGRGVSYCAVCDGAFFKGQDVAVIGGGDSAVEEGIYLTQLAKSVTIIHRRDQLRAQKILQDRAFKNDKIKFVWNADVKEIVSEDDKVAGVRYIDKETGEEHVVPAKGAFIYVGIDPMTTPFKSLGILDEAGWINTNEHMETKVPGILAVGDVRKKDLRQIATAVGEGGIAGQQAFSYIQELSDDKVSTK, encoded by the coding sequence ATGAAAACATATGATGTAGTAGTTATTGGAGCTGGACCTGGTGGTTTGACGGCCGCTTTGTACGCTTCACGTGCTAACTTATCAGTAATGATTCTCGATCGTGGTATCTACGGTGGTCAAATGAATAACACCGCTGCGATTGAAAACTATCCTGGATTTGATTCAATTCTCGGTCCAGACTTGAGTGAAAAGATGTATCAATCTTCAACTCAATTTGGGGCAGACTTTGGCTATGGTGCCGTCGAATCTGTTGAGGATAAAGGGAATGTTAAAATCATCCATACTGATGATGGCGACTACGAAACAAAAGTTGTAATCATTGCAACTGGTTCACAATATAAGAAGATTGGCGTACCTGGCGAGGATGAACTTTCAGGACGCGGTGTTTCTTACTGTGCCGTCTGTGATGGTGCGTTCTTTAAGGGACAAGACGTTGCCGTTATTGGTGGTGGCGATTCTGCCGTTGAAGAAGGTATTTATTTAACACAATTAGCTAAATCTGTAACAATTATTCACCGTCGTGATCAACTACGTGCTCAAAAGATTTTGCAAGATCGTGCATTTAAGAATGATAAGATTAAGTTTGTTTGGAATGCTGATGTTAAAGAAATCGTGAGCGAAGATGACAAAGTAGCTGGTGTCAGATACATTGACAAAGAAACTGGTGAAGAACATGTTGTACCTGCTAAGGGTGCCTTTATCTACGTTGGTATCGATCCAATGACAACACCATTCAAGAGTTTAGGTATTCTTGATGAAGCTGGCTGGATCAATACTAATGAACATATGGAAACGAAAGTACCTGGCATTTTGGCAGTTGGTGACGTTAGAAAGAAAGATCTTCGTCAAATCGCTACTGCAGTTGGTGAAGGTGGTATTGCTGGACAACAAGCATTCAGTTATATCCAAGAACTTTCCGATGATAAGGTTTCAACTAAATAA
- a CDS encoding helix-turn-helix domain-containing protein, whose protein sequence is MREVADNKFNQLMHESGFNIAKNLKELRRERNVTQKEVAQHLNIDVTTLSHYETGIRMPDIDTLIALAKYYDTDINRIISSET, encoded by the coding sequence ATGCGTGAAGTCGCAGATAACAAATTCAACCAATTAATGCATGAATCAGGTTTTAACATTGCGAAAAATTTGAAGGAGCTTAGAAGAGAACGTAACGTTACTCAAAAAGAAGTTGCTCAACATTTGAACATTGATGTGACGACGCTATCCCATTATGAAACGGGGATTCGGATGCCAGATATTGATACGCTGATTGCCTTAGCAAAATACTACGATACCGACATTAATAGGATCATCAGTAGTGAAACATAA
- a CDS encoding phospho-sugar mutase encodes MSWQDNMQQWLDYKDLDPDMKEQLDEIKQDDKVAEEAFYAPMEFGTAGMRGLIGPGINRMNIYTVRQATEGLASFMDTLDDKVKAQGVAISYDSRYYSQDFAYESAKVLGAHNIHSYVFDSLRPTPELSFAVRSLHTYAGIMITASHNPKQYNGFKIYGPDGGQMPPAESDNITSFARKASDLFAIKVKAVPKLRAEKLLTLIGEDVDLNYMKNLETVIVNPKLIEDIGDKMKFVYSPLHGTGKMIAPRIFQQLGFKNFNMVTEQAILDPEFATTPFPNPEFAQTFDLAIERGKKIGANILIATDPDADRLGAAVRQPDGSYKLMTGNQIASVLLNYLLQAKKGLGDLPTNGAVVKSIVSSELATAIADKYDIKMFDVLTGFKYIAEKIEQFEETGSNEFLFGFEESYGYLVKPFVRDKDAMQSTLLLAEAAAYYESKCKTIYDALEDLYKEFGYYREKTISKTFAGISGKDKMAQIMKTLREEGIDEINGVKVVESIDYLNNTDTTAAGTKETGLPKANVLKYVLADDTWVAARPSGTEPKMKFYIGIKSDTEDGAAKKLDEFAKEIEGWE; translated from the coding sequence ATGTCTTGGCAAGATAATATGCAACAATGGCTCGATTATAAAGATTTGGATCCAGATATGAAAGAGCAACTAGATGAGATAAAACAAGATGATAAAGTAGCTGAAGAAGCATTTTATGCACCAATGGAATTTGGTACTGCTGGTATGCGTGGTCTAATTGGTCCTGGTATTAATCGCATGAATATTTACACTGTTCGTCAAGCGACAGAAGGGTTAGCTTCATTTATGGATACTTTGGATGACAAAGTAAAAGCACAAGGTGTCGCTATTAGTTATGACTCACGTTACTATTCTCAAGATTTTGCTTATGAATCAGCTAAAGTTTTAGGGGCTCACAACATTCACAGTTATGTGTTTGACAGCTTGAGACCTACTCCTGAATTATCTTTTGCTGTAAGAAGCCTACATACATATGCCGGTATTATGATTACAGCTAGCCATAATCCTAAACAATACAATGGTTTCAAAATTTATGGTCCAGACGGCGGACAAATGCCACCAGCTGAATCAGACAACATTACTAGTTTTGCTCGTAAAGCTAGTGATCTCTTCGCTATCAAAGTAAAGGCCGTGCCCAAACTACGTGCTGAAAAATTATTAACTTTGATTGGTGAAGATGTTGATTTAAATTATATGAAGAATCTCGAAACAGTTATCGTAAATCCTAAGTTGATCGAAGATATCGGTGACAAGATGAAATTTGTTTATTCACCACTTCATGGAACAGGTAAGATGATTGCTCCACGTATTTTCCAACAACTTGGATTTAAGAATTTCAATATGGTAACTGAACAGGCCATCCTTGACCCAGAGTTTGCGACAACTCCATTCCCTAATCCAGAATTTGCCCAAACTTTTGACCTCGCTATCGAACGTGGCAAAAAGATTGGCGCTAATATCTTAATTGCAACTGATCCTGATGCCGATAGATTAGGGGCAGCGGTTAGACAACCTGATGGCTCTTATAAATTAATGACGGGTAATCAAATTGCCTCAGTCCTTTTAAACTACTTGTTACAAGCTAAAAAGGGCTTAGGAGATTTACCTACTAACGGAGCGGTTGTGAAGTCAATCGTATCTTCGGAATTGGCTACAGCAATTGCTGATAAATATGACATTAAGATGTTCGATGTTTTGACAGGATTCAAATATATTGCTGAAAAGATCGAACAATTTGAAGAAACTGGTAGTAACGAATTCCTCTTCGGTTTTGAAGAAAGTTATGGATATCTAGTTAAACCATTTGTTCGTGATAAAGATGCTATGCAATCAACACTTTTGTTGGCTGAAGCTGCAGCATATTACGAATCAAAATGTAAAACAATCTATGATGCACTAGAAGACCTTTATAAGGAATTCGGTTATTATCGTGAAAAGACGATTTCGAAGACTTTTGCTGGTATTTCAGGAAAAGATAAGATGGCTCAAATCATGAAGACCCTTCGTGAAGAGGGAATCGATGAAATTAACGGCGTTAAAGTTGTCGAATCAATTGATTACCTAAACAATACAGATACAACAGCTGCGGGTACTAAAGAAACAGGCTTACCAAAAGCAAATGTTTTGAAGTATGTTCTAGCTGATGATACATGGGTAGCTGCCAGACCATCAGGTACAGAACCTAAGATGAAATTCTATATCGGTATAAAGAGCGATACAGAAGATGGCGCTGCTAAGAAATTAGATGAATTTGCTAAAGAAATCGAAGGTTGGGAATAA
- a CDS encoding alkaline phosphatase family protein — protein MPTNQHLVIISLDSLGFRDINEHQSELPTLNKLVNGGTWVKEVRGIYPTLTYPSHTTIITGQYPSVHGIINNTKIQPDRQSPDWYWYQKDVKVPTLYDLARKQGLTTAAFLWPVTAGSKINYNLAEIFPNRIWTNQVLVSLRASSPLFILEMNQKYGKLRNGIKQPELDDFITACTVDTIKRKKPNLTLLHLVDMDSMRHRYGVRSDEAMEALHRLDNHVAQVIDATKAAGTFEDTNFVILGDHYQINVDKMIHLNTLFAKRGWLTARPDQTFKKDWRVMAKTCDGCTYIYTRNFEQIDRLKDVISGVEGVEKIYDKADAIERGADSECTLMVEAKAGYYFTDESDRANAVEKVLPEMMGDADRYQGVHGYDPEKPGYKTTLIFNGPMIKQNKTVARANLVDEAPTFAKLLGLEFPEPLAGSAIDEVFL, from the coding sequence TTGCCGACAAATCAACATTTAGTTATCATTTCACTCGATTCATTAGGATTTCGAGATATTAATGAACATCAATCAGAATTACCTACTTTAAATAAATTAGTTAACGGTGGTACTTGGGTCAAAGAGGTTAGGGGAATTTATCCAACTTTGACTTATCCATCACATACCACCATTATTACTGGTCAGTATCCCAGTGTACATGGAATTATTAACAATACTAAAATTCAACCAGACCGACAGTCACCGGATTGGTACTGGTATCAAAAAGATGTCAAGGTGCCTACGCTTTATGATTTAGCTCGTAAGCAAGGCTTAACAACAGCGGCGTTTTTATGGCCCGTTACAGCTGGTAGCAAAATTAACTATAATTTGGCAGAAATTTTTCCTAATCGAATTTGGACAAATCAAGTTTTAGTTTCATTACGTGCTAGTTCACCATTGTTTATTTTGGAAATGAATCAAAAATACGGTAAATTACGTAATGGTATCAAGCAACCAGAGCTAGATGATTTTATTACTGCCTGTACAGTCGATACAATCAAACGTAAGAAGCCTAATTTGACGCTCCTACATTTGGTTGATATGGACAGTATGCGTCACCGTTATGGCGTTCGTTCTGATGAGGCCATGGAGGCGTTACATCGATTAGATAACCATGTGGCGCAGGTGATTGATGCCACCAAAGCTGCTGGAACTTTTGAAGATACTAACTTTGTTATTTTAGGGGATCATTATCAAATCAACGTTGATAAGATGATTCATTTGAATACTTTATTTGCTAAGCGGGGCTGGTTAACGGCTCGTCCTGATCAGACCTTTAAGAAGGATTGGCGGGTAATGGCCAAAACTTGTGATGGCTGTACGTACATTTATACACGTAATTTTGAGCAAATCGACCGATTGAAAGATGTTATTTCAGGTGTTGAAGGTGTCGAAAAAATTTATGATAAAGCGGACGCAATTGAACGTGGAGCAGATTCTGAATGTACATTGATGGTTGAAGCAAAAGCTGGTTATTATTTCACTGATGAGAGTGATCGTGCCAATGCTGTGGAAAAAGTTTTACCAGAAATGATGGGTGATGCTGACCGTTATCAAGGTGTTCATGGTTATGACCCTGAAAAACCAGGTTATAAGACGACCTTGATTTTTAACGGACCGATGATTAAACAAAATAAGACGGTCGCAAGGGCTAATTTGGTTGATGAAGCCCCAACCTTTGCCAAGTTGTTAGGTTTAGAATTCCCTGAACCATTGGCAGGTTCAGCCATTGATGAGGTATTTCTTTAG